One genomic region from Streptomyces sp. NBC_00457 encodes:
- a CDS encoding carbohydrate ABC transporter permease — MTATTTAPIATPTVRAEKRPSGRMRAWATRAPLLPALIFMIVVTQLPFVATLVISFFDWNSLYPDAREFTGFANYSEVLTDPDLRRSVWTTILLTVAVVLASLVLGLALALLLDRKFKGRGLVRTLLIAPFLVVPVAAALLWKHVLYNPEYGLFNGLLHYVGGPQPDWISNTPLLAVEAALVWQWTPFMMLILLAGLQSRDQQQMEAARVDGASDWQIFRYLTLPHLRRYLELGALLGSIYIVQNFDAVFTITSGGLGTANLPYTVYQTFYQAHENGLASAAGVLVVIGSIIIATFALRVVSSLFREEVGRA, encoded by the coding sequence ATGACCGCCACGACCACCGCTCCGATCGCCACACCAACCGTCCGCGCCGAGAAGCGCCCCTCGGGACGCATGCGCGCCTGGGCCACCCGCGCCCCCCTCCTCCCCGCCCTGATCTTCATGATCGTCGTGACCCAGCTCCCCTTCGTGGCCACGCTGGTGATCTCGTTCTTCGACTGGAACTCGCTCTACCCCGACGCCCGCGAGTTCACCGGCTTCGCCAACTACTCCGAAGTCCTCACCGACCCGGACCTGCGCCGTTCCGTATGGACGACGATCCTGCTCACCGTGGCCGTGGTGCTGGCCAGCCTGGTCCTGGGCCTGGCCCTGGCGCTGCTCCTGGACCGGAAGTTCAAGGGCCGGGGACTGGTCCGCACCCTGCTGATCGCCCCCTTCCTGGTCGTCCCGGTGGCTGCGGCGCTGCTCTGGAAGCACGTCCTCTACAACCCCGAATACGGCCTGTTCAACGGCCTCTTGCACTACGTCGGCGGCCCACAGCCGGACTGGATCTCCAACACCCCGCTCCTAGCCGTCGAAGCCGCGCTGGTCTGGCAGTGGACCCCGTTCATGATGCTGATCCTGCTGGCGGGCCTGCAGAGCCGCGACCAGCAGCAGATGGAGGCCGCGCGGGTGGACGGCGCGAGCGACTGGCAGATCTTCCGCTACCTGACGCTCCCGCATCTGCGCCGCTATCTCGAACTGGGCGCCCTGCTGGGCTCGATCTACATCGTCCAGAACTTCGACGCGGTCTTCACGATCACATCGGGCGGCCTGGGCACCGCCAACCTCCCCTACACCGTCTACCAGACCTTCTACCAGGCCCATGAGAACGGCCTCGCCTCGGCCGCCGGCGTCCTGGTGGTCATCGGCTCGATCATCATCGCGACCTTCGCCCTGCGCGTCGTGTCGTCCCTGTTCCGCGAGGAGGTGGGCCGCGCATGA
- a CDS encoding DeoR/GlpR family DNA-binding transcription regulator — protein MGEKTAEERQREIVRVARASGSVDVTALAAELGVAKETVRRDLRALEDHGLVRRTHGGAYPVESAGFETTLAFRATSHVPEKRRIAVAAAELLGDAETVFVDEGFTPQLIAEALPRDRPLTVVTASLPVAGTLAEVEGISVLLLGGRVRSGTLATVDHWTTKMLAGFVIDLAFIGANGISREHGLTTPDPAVSEVKAQAVRASRRTVFAGVHTKFGAVSFCRFAEVGALEAIVTSTLLPTAEAHRYSLLGPQVIRV, from the coding sequence ATGGGCGAGAAGACCGCGGAAGAGCGTCAGCGGGAGATCGTCCGCGTCGCTCGCGCCTCCGGCTCGGTCGATGTCACCGCGCTCGCCGCCGAGCTGGGCGTGGCGAAGGAGACCGTACGACGGGATCTGCGCGCCCTGGAGGACCACGGACTGGTCCGCCGCACCCACGGCGGCGCGTATCCCGTGGAGAGCGCCGGTTTCGAGACGACGCTCGCCTTCCGCGCCACCAGCCATGTCCCCGAGAAGCGACGCATCGCGGTCGCCGCGGCCGAGCTGCTCGGGGACGCCGAGACCGTCTTCGTCGACGAGGGGTTCACCCCCCAGCTCATCGCCGAGGCACTCCCCCGGGACCGGCCGCTGACCGTGGTCACCGCGTCCCTGCCGGTCGCGGGCACGCTCGCCGAGGTCGAGGGCATCTCGGTGCTGCTCCTCGGCGGCCGGGTCCGCTCCGGCACCCTGGCCACCGTCGACCACTGGACGACGAAGATGCTCGCCGGCTTCGTCATCGACCTCGCCTTCATCGGCGCCAACGGCATCTCTCGCGAACACGGTCTGACCACCCCCGACCCCGCGGTCAGCGAGGTCAAGGCACAGGCCGTGCGCGCCTCCCGGCGCACCGTGTTCGCGGGCGTGCACACCAAGTTCGGGGCGGTGAGCTTCTGCCGGTTCGCCGAGGTCGGCGCACTGGAGGCGATCGTCACGAGCACCCTGCTCCCGACGGCCGAGGCCCACCGCTACTCATTGCTGGGGCCACAGGTCATCCGGGTCTGA
- a CDS encoding ABC transporter substrate-binding protein, whose protein sequence is MRTQSRRRPRATLAAVAAGTLLAPLLTGCWVGAGGAGSGGNSINVLMVNNPQMVELQKLTAAHFTKETGIKVNFTVLPENDVRDKISQDFANQAGQYDVATLSNYEIPIYAKNGWLHEMDSYVAKDPAYDEQDILKPMRESLTAEDGKLYGQPFYGESSFLMYRKDVFEKQGLTMPAHPTWQQVADLAAQTDGAESGMKGICLRGLPGWGEVMAPLTTVVNTFGGTWFDKDWKARLDSPEWEKAVKFYVDLVRDHGESGAAQSGFAECLNNMTQGKVAMWYDATSAAGSLESADSPVKGKVGYVPAPVEKTESAGWLYTWAWGIQDASRNPDKAWKFVSWASSKEYEQLVGDEIGWSNVPAGKRASTYENPDYRAEAAAFQETTKEAIEGAQPNDPGVQPRPAPGIQFVGIPEFTDLGTKVSQEISAAIAGRQSVDSALSKSQQLAEKISEEYEGR, encoded by the coding sequence ATGCGAACCCAGAGCCGTCGGAGGCCGCGAGCCACACTCGCCGCGGTCGCCGCAGGGACGCTGCTCGCCCCGCTGCTCACCGGCTGCTGGGTCGGCGCGGGCGGGGCCGGATCGGGCGGAAACTCGATCAACGTCCTCATGGTGAACAACCCCCAGATGGTGGAGCTCCAGAAGCTCACCGCCGCCCACTTCACCAAAGAGACCGGCATCAAGGTCAACTTCACCGTCCTCCCCGAGAACGACGTCCGCGACAAGATCAGCCAGGACTTCGCCAACCAGGCCGGCCAGTACGACGTGGCCACCCTGTCCAACTACGAGATACCGATCTACGCCAAGAACGGCTGGCTGCACGAGATGGACTCGTACGTCGCCAAGGACCCGGCGTACGACGAGCAGGACATCCTCAAGCCGATGCGCGAGTCCCTGACCGCCGAGGACGGCAAGCTCTACGGCCAGCCCTTCTACGGCGAGTCGTCCTTCCTGATGTACCGCAAGGACGTCTTCGAGAAGCAGGGCCTGACGATGCCCGCGCACCCCACCTGGCAGCAGGTGGCGGACCTCGCCGCGCAGACCGACGGCGCCGAGTCCGGCATGAAGGGCATCTGTCTGCGCGGCCTGCCGGGCTGGGGCGAGGTCATGGCTCCGCTCACCACGGTCGTGAACACCTTCGGCGGCACCTGGTTCGACAAGGACTGGAAGGCCCGGCTCGACTCCCCCGAGTGGGAGAAGGCGGTGAAGTTCTATGTCGACCTGGTCCGTGACCACGGCGAGTCCGGCGCCGCCCAGTCCGGCTTCGCCGAGTGCCTGAACAACATGACCCAGGGCAAGGTCGCCATGTGGTACGACGCCACCTCCGCGGCCGGTTCCCTGGAGTCCGCCGACTCCCCGGTCAAGGGCAAGGTCGGCTACGTGCCCGCGCCGGTCGAGAAGACCGAGTCCGCCGGCTGGCTCTACACCTGGGCCTGGGGCATCCAGGACGCCTCCCGCAACCCCGACAAGGCCTGGAAGTTCGTGTCCTGGGCGTCCAGCAAGGAGTACGAGCAGCTGGTCGGCGACGAGATCGGCTGGTCGAACGTACCGGCGGGCAAGCGCGCGTCGACGTACGAGAACCCCGACTACCGCGCGGAGGCCGCCGCCTTCCAGGAGACGACGAAGGAAGCCATCGAAGGCGCCCAGCCGAACGACCCGGGAGTGCAGCCGCGCCCGGCACCCGGCATCCAGTTCGTCGGCATCCCCGAGTTCACCGACCTCGGCACCAAGGTCTCCCAGGAGATCAGCGCGGCCATCGCCGGACGCCAGTCCGTCGACTCGGCCCTGAGCAAGTCCCAGCAGCTCGCCGAGAAGATCTCCGAGGAGTACGAGGGACGATGA
- a CDS encoding NAD-dependent epimerase/dehydratase family protein translates to MPAPRIVLLTGAAGGLGTLMRDLLPDYGYTLRLLDLRPIEGEPDAIVADLADKGALREAVRGVDAIIHLAGISLEAPFEKILRANIEGTYNLYEAAHQEGVERIAFASSNHAVGFTPRPQGDAPHDSSALIPIDTPRRPDTFYGLSKSFGEDLAQFFWDKHGLETVSVRIGSCFPEPTSVRMLSVWMSPADGARLFHAALTAEHVGHTVVYGSSANTRLWWDLTTARALGYAPQDDSEPYAEKLIAEQGELDPENVAHAYLGGHFVSDPPIWPY, encoded by the coding sequence ATGCCAGCCCCCCGCATCGTTCTGCTCACCGGCGCCGCCGGCGGGCTCGGCACCCTGATGCGGGACCTGCTCCCGGACTACGGCTACACACTCCGCCTGCTCGATCTGCGCCCGATCGAGGGCGAGCCGGACGCGATCGTCGCCGACCTCGCCGACAAGGGCGCCCTGCGCGAGGCCGTCCGGGGCGTCGACGCGATCATCCATCTCGCGGGCATCTCCCTGGAAGCCCCGTTCGAGAAAATCCTCAGGGCGAACATCGAGGGGACGTACAACCTGTACGAGGCGGCCCACCAGGAGGGCGTCGAGCGCATCGCCTTCGCCTCCTCCAACCACGCGGTGGGCTTCACGCCCCGCCCGCAGGGCGACGCACCCCACGATTCAAGCGCACTGATCCCGATCGACACACCGCGCCGCCCCGACACCTTCTACGGCCTGTCCAAGTCATTCGGCGAGGACCTCGCCCAGTTCTTCTGGGACAAGCACGGCCTGGAGACCGTCTCCGTGCGCATCGGCTCCTGCTTCCCCGAGCCGACCAGCGTGCGCATGCTCTCGGTGTGGATGAGTCCGGCCGACGGCGCCCGGCTCTTCCACGCGGCCCTGACCGCCGAGCACGTCGGCCACACCGTCGTCTACGGCTCCTCCGCCAACACCCGCCTGTGGTGGGACCTGACCACCGCGCGGGCCCTTGGCTACGCACCGCAGGACGACTCCGAGCCGTACGCCGAGAAGCTCATCGCCGAACAGGGCGAGCTCGACCCGGAGAACGTGGCGCACGCCTACCTCGGCGGCCACTTCGTCAGCGATCCGCCGATCTGGCCGTACTGA